One window of the Rhipicephalus sanguineus isolate Rsan-2018 chromosome 2, BIME_Rsan_1.4, whole genome shotgun sequence genome contains the following:
- the LOC119381184 gene encoding neprilysin-1-like — MSTDVTFSSEAHTLSVPAALLMPPFFGSEGLPGINNGALGSAASSALMGLLEVYLSGGQEYSGTDDSGGGFSSRLECLKKSYQEDMGADLGTLNKMAALGDFVGLLPAYRAFVSTASAQRLKGLEWMTEEQLFFVAFCYQQCENVRDQRSSTATFRCNVPLKHTPQFADAFNCSTGSPMVSPKRCTFWDEDWAQPGQAIVRKSLRSHLDAQTPPHY; from the exons ATGAGCACGGATGTGACGTTCAGCTCGGAAGCGCACACGCTGTCCGTGCCCGCAGCGCTGTTGATGCCGCCTTTCTTTGGCTCCGAGGGCCTTCCGGGTATCAACAACGGTGCCCTGGGCTCAGCCGCGTCCAGTGCACTGATGGGACTCCTGGAGGTCTACTTGTCCGGTGGCCAAGAATACTCAGGGACAGACGACAGTGGAGGCGGCTTCAGCAGCCGATTA GAATGCCTGAAAAAGTCCTACCAGGAAGATATGGGAGCCGACCTAGGCACTTTAAACAAGATGGCCGCGCTGGGAGATTTCGTGGGCCTATTGCCGGCCTATCGGGCCTTCGTCTCGACGGCGTCCGCACAGCGGCTGAAGGGCCTCGAATGGATGACCGAAGAGCAGCTGTTCTTCGTGGCGTTTTGCTACCAGCAGTGCGAGAACGTGCGCGACCAGCGGTCCTCCACAGCCACCTTCCGCTGTAATGTTCCACTCAAGCATACGCCGCAGTTTGCGGACGCCTTCAACTGCTCGACGGGATCGCCGATGGTGTCACCCAAACGGTGTACTTTCTGGGACGAAGATTGGGCACAACCCGGACAGGCAATAGTGAGGAAATCGCTGCGGTCTCACTTGGACGCACAGACGCCGCCCCACTATTGA